The nucleotide window TCTCTCTGACTCCATgaactcaaatatttaaaaattttcattcatttcctctGGGAACCAGAAGGCTCTAAGTAGGTACACAAGTGATTTTTCTAAAGACATATTTAAACTttcaaataatagcaaatgaactGTGTTGTAAAATTACCTCGGCACTTCAGAGCTTTAGGATAATCCTGGTATCAGATCTTCTTTCTCAAGGATCTGGTAATAACAGTGTAACAATATTATGTCCTTCAGTGTGAACTTTTAGGAGAGTAAAACCAGTCATGTGCTGAGCTTCCTGACCGGATTAATGAATATAATAATGAAAGAGTCTTTTACCTCACAGACCTAAAAATTGTCAGCTCATTTCAGGATGTGGACATATTTAGTTTAATTCAGTAAGTTTTAAGGCAAGAGTCtaagaattatttctttttttctagacaTCCATAAGCAATATCATCTCAGCTGAAACTCCTAACACAGCTCCATCaagtaagaaaaaagataaaaaggaacaaCTTTCAAAAGCCCAGAAACGTAAGCTGGCAGATAAAACaggtttgtgttatttttttttcttttatgatacaCTTGACTGCTTTTTGATGTGATATGGGTGCCTAGTAAGTATTATTTAGATTTAGAATATTGGTTCTCTGCACTCTTTATTCTTAAACCATTTGGATCAGAGACAGTTTTAAGTCACAAAtacatattgaaaatatttactactactttactgagcgactgaactgagctaccACAAGAGAGAAACATTTAAGAAGAAGGTGAAGGGGCAAAGTATACATGAGTCTGAATACTGTCAAATATTAGACTAGTGAACAAATATGTGTCCTACTGATACCCTCTCTGACATGTTTggaattttcctgtttgtttacCTTTATGACAGATAAATAtattgttgaaatttttttttgaaatacagCTTTCATTTGAAATGAAGTCTGGTCTACCATCAGATCATAATACAATAAATAACggtttttttctgtaattgatcTATTTATATAACTCACAGAACAGCACAGTGACACAACTTATTTCATTAAGCGGGGACCTTGTATAAAGCAGGGAAGTTGTGCAAGGGCATCAAACTAATAAATTAATTAGCTTCTCTTCCTGGCATTACCAGCTCACCTCCATCTTTTTTCCGTGATGTCAGGTTTTGTCTTGAATGGGAAGAGGATAAATAAGAAAGGCAGTACATCTAAAACGCCTTGCAAGTACTCCCTGGGGAATAGTGCTTTCAGTGCAGAATGACGATAGGCTGTTTTTCTGCCTTAATAATAAatgatttagatttttaatccatttgtgGTATAGAATAGTATAGAAAAATCTTATTTAAGTTTAAGTATGACTGATTGGTCTTAGCAATAAAGTTACCGTTTTTCTCCTCTAGATCACAAAGGAGAGCTTCCTCGGGGATGGAACTGGGTTGATGTGGTGAAGGTTTGTAACATTTTGTTCTCCTCTTTGTAACATTGTTACAGTTACTGCTGTCAAGTAATGAcattttcctcttccattttctcccccaTCAATCTTTGCATTGGACCGATGTCTGTGCTTCCTTTTTCACATTCAGCATGTAAGTATTTTTGAAATATCCttcacatttttctcttccctAGCCCCTCAgttttaggttttggttttttaaatagtGGAAAATCTGTAGAAGTGAGTTATAACTACGATAAATGTGACTGTTTATGTAAAACATAACTCTAAGTTATAGATAATATGGAATTTGAAGGAACAAGTCATGAAAAGGAGTGCTTTGATTTCTCAGTGGAGGTGAAGTACTTTTTTTAGGACAAACCCCTAAATGTGGTTGCCCACCATCCTCAagaaaggttttttgtttctgttgtgcAGAATTGTTTACTTCCCACTTGGGCTTTTCGGCCCACTTCTCTCAGTGTTTGTCTTGCATTCCTCATCAACAGATCCTTAACACAGCGAGTTAATGCCCTATCTGGGACTTTGTGAAATGAGTTTTTATGCCAATTAGTGTCCCTGTGCTGTATGAAGTAATTCCCGTGATCCAAAATTAGGATCAAGGAGGACCCACAAATACGGGTAATTTAAAAGCAGTGttttcttaaagtttattttgaagCCAGCTGTTTGGGCCTTTTCTATAGAAACTATTTGAAGCAATTTATGTGGTTCTAAAACCAAGTACACAGTCATCTGAGAGTGAGGAGCCATGAACTGCACTTGGAATAAAGAAACTCAGTATGGACAGACCTCATTTTCCTGCAGTTCACTTTATTCTGCTTCAAAGATACCGTTTtgtacaaattgaaggtttgtggcaatctTGCATTGTCAGACAAGGGTTTGTattttttagcaatgaagtattttttgATAAAGGTATGTGCATTGTTCTTTTACACATAATGCAACAGTATAGTGTAAATGTAACTTATATTCACTGGGAAGCCAGAAAATCTGTGTGACTTGATTTATTGTGATGTTTGCTTTACCGCAGTGGCCTAAAACCCAACCCACGAGATTTGAGGTTGATCTTTATTTCTTATCGTCTTCTTAGGCAAGAGGCTGACCTTGCAATTTAAGAGTTGtaccattttcaaaattttaagaattgcCTGGTTAAGATGATAAATCTTAATATGgttttttttaccacaattttaaaattttagaatttattgtttttttaaaaaacacaaaaatatcattcattttataaatggcaCCTTTTATATACTCTTGGTTCCAATTTATTTCTCGGAAAgctttaaggaattttttttccttttgctgttgAGGTTATATTATCAAAGAATCATGTTTATAGTAGCTGAGCCTGAATTTTAAAAGTGTTAGTATTTCCACATGGTGAAATCTTTAGGTGGTACAAATTACCTGAACGCTGTTGCCTGTTCTGTTAACtataaatgttgctgctgctaagtcacttcagtcgtgtccgactctgtgcgaccccatagacggcagcccaccaggctcccccatccctgggattccccaggcaagaacactggagtgggttgactttTGATTTTAAGTGGAAAAAGTGAACTCAGATAAGACGTAGCTTAAACTTgttgaatatttgttttcatctttttttgtagTTGAGCAAAACTGGCTCTAAAGACGATGAATAGCCCTTGGAATCTGAGACGAAGAAAGAGCATCCTTTAATAAGTAAATGGGGTTCAAAATCTTTCATTACTCTTTTCTGGTATTGAGGTGGCTTTTTATAAAACAATTGTTTTGTATGtttcttatgtaaaaaaaaatgtttcaagctGAAAGTTCATGAAGGGAATCTGGTTGTATTATTTTCACAAACTTGCCTTAATAAAAGGTGAAAATGTTACTGTTTAGTATACTTTATGGAACCAATTATAAATGGACAAATACAAGGAGTTACAAATAATCGATGTCAATTTATGTGATCTTATTCCAGTGGatgtgatattttttaaaggggTTTCCAGCCTTTGCAAATTCTTATCCCAGTGGAGAACAGTGAGTGAACAGTGTGTTCACAGTATGATCCGTATTAACAGGCTTCTCGTCTTTAAGTCtttgttccttctttctcttaattACTGAAGCGTAAATTGCTTCAGAGAAATTTAAATACTAGTATTTGAACTTTATACGTAATGTTCTTTCTaggtcctttttatttttcaagggtGAACTGCTTTTTAAGAAATGTATATCTGTTAATACTTTTGATTTGGGTAATGATGTTTGATCCTGAGAGCTTTCAATGATACGTGgaatcagagaaaggaaaaaaaataaaagatctgccaaatacattagaaaatatttgaatagaagTGCTGGTTCCTGTTTAAACCATTTCTCTTTGCTGCATATACCTAGATGGGAGTAAAAGATgccttaatatttaatttttttattgttaaagacAGCGGTTTTAATAAATTCCTATTTATCCATTGTGTATTTTTAGTTGTTTAGTAACTGAGTTCTTCTAAGTGGTTTCACATAAAACCACATTTTAAGCCTTGTTGCTTTTCCAGTACCCAAATGTATGTCTCAGCCCGGGCATCCATGTACAAATAGACTTGGAAATCTTTAAAATGCTGAACTGTAGTActtgctggaatttttttttttaagtcattaacAGAGGAAGCTATTAGTGCAGTTTTACCAGGAAGTTACTGACATGTATGTGAGATAGCATATGCTCCCCAGCTTCAAAAATACTTAGACTACTGCCATGGTTTCTGGAAAGGTTGGCTCTTGGTCCTTCAAGTTATACCTGTGCAGCTTGGGTCTGAGTTTCTAACGAATAGTAAACTTTTAAAGACGTTTCCTTAGCAAAAGAGCAGATTGTTGTAGCCGTGGTTTTTGCTAGGTTCACATAGGCGTCAGTTAAATCGCTTGAATTCTAACGTAAGCGTAACTACAGTGAAGAAACTCAGTCTCATTCTTAAATGCTGAGTCACATTTGTATTGCTTGGATTAGTCCGACAGAGACATCAAAATTCAGGACCACTGGAATACACTAACTTTTGTCTTCATGTTGTGTGTGTAATTTTTGTTGTGCcaatttgcttgttttttgaagaagctgaaactgcTACATCTGCTAGTAGGAAAAAATGCTTTGTTTTATGCAGAAGATTCTGAAATTATTCAGGTGTGTCGTGGCTCATAGATTACAAAGAATAATGCTAGTTAAATGCCAATGaactatttttactctttttatatgaaatgtacagACTCTGGGGGTGATGGCGGCAGTGGGCCCTCTTCCTACCTTACGTGAAATGCTTGAACACCCTCGTCAAGGTTGCCATCATCTGGTTAATACTCCCAGTATATTTTCTCAAAGTCTGTTTAAGTAAAATTGTATGGAATGATGTAATAAGCAATAAAACCGGAATTTTACCCAGTGACatttctgtatgttttatttcACGTCACTTGAGAGAGAACTGTTGGTTTTATAAC belongs to Bubalus bubalis isolate 160015118507 breed Murrah chromosome 1, NDDB_SH_1, whole genome shotgun sequence and includes:
- the RWDD4 gene encoding RWD domain-containing protein 4 isoform X3, producing MNAFFNNTISSDVKQSILAKLQEAVEVHLGTAMTYTLFEYAKDNKEQFMENHHPVHSATSISNIISAETPNTAPSSKKKDKKEQLSKAQKRKLADKTDHKGELPRGWNWVDVVKHLSKTGSKDDE